A region of Osmerus eperlanus chromosome 9, fOsmEpe2.1, whole genome shotgun sequence DNA encodes the following proteins:
- the cep170ba gene encoding centrosomal protein of 170 kDa protein B isoform X6 gives MSMKSLEARSKEMLQSGSSRNGDPPLSRQEKDSERRAAPAHSEAPVSRPTPLYGQPSWWGEEDEEEEQRTEEEHTENSKDVDGALPDGSSIFSHREPRYFEIPTKDIQLQSPRKTEPQESHLHERPTKDTSPAPCPAPTPPAVQSHASFTIEFDECTPGKMKIKDHVTKFSLRQRKPPGREAVGTPTEVMSAESKVADWLVQSDQSVMSRSLRSEDVYRPKHSQAKGHLHGDGTHSDSEEPEKIVQSRPPIASPASLPPQTASYPKLSRPRPPPASSPLSSSPSESSFPPPSQDKSDLQQAFVIEFFDENTRQKRSQSFTAPQPSPGSPNAKVERRRGHGQGEERPGPSLGPSSLSSAPTQQYTVPLKAPGSSGLQRAGSLRREKTEERISSGPSSRSSSSRPFSSVGRRSRLAQDFTESVRQAKLRQPTPSWERESEAVSPPESPEPSPAIAPSLPDPPAPLPDRHLPQSCPPPSQPAPLKPPLVSPRGSRTEEEDSLSDAGTYTIDSELQENDVDVEEARSRIDQVRRGVAQSPRWVSRWASLAESYSPSSTASGLAHIPAHMDLSGEGSRILHQVALRDRNQDSSEAPATRMHRALPPETPSIHLHQDARPSGGGETDGSLAVAQKQGDQPGLGVCEEVEPDSLSDASRSDDGLVVEQRRDVCGRPQKSPSHRQEEPQGPPAKSTSFYIGSEERPAKQEQGCQPATPKTERKQAPPPKTFSTATLTKQRGSPEVQPVRPSASAPSLQDGQSPRDNTSSSPASLLRQESFTKDRPSHVGNITLLPNISNQPAFRNQDPAEAHQETQSYLRDTQDVLASLEAKLQAQQDAPAPRPVEDSLSGESDMDTSSTFSQRSGKTAATSALQRERSTASSLSQDSERLPLARARPSQSRRAQGGEEKPSGRPGLRRGASQHGSMDLSDDPQSWPSTVSSDQEGGPHGPRRRQPTPQREEGATAFLSAVGRVLARSSSLSAPRATRASMLRRARLGEASDNEGPETERVSPGSQEAAGPPARNAQEKKLSRLDLLAMPRKRTGSFTTPSDTEASAVPGAAGRAGGFSNRSSDSNSSSVRKASVPVTKPSLQRPPGGAGKPLTRLRSSSAKYASSTASSRRRHKGSDYTSTSEEEYDSTQSAPKHTRSSRPPPASSSPRSQPRPQPLVARRPHTGPPEEDSHEGDALQTWSTHSAQIAKLSQDLAKDLAILAREIHDVAGEADLPSSPSPEAAPGASASPEASSPAASTAHRSQSGRLLPEAGPTRQRLPPGPGPGPGPGPGPGPGPGPGPGPGPGPGPSPAPARRADDMQPEDSRLLGGEQEEVVDSLMLDPVAQISMAIRQNTELLTEKIKVLFQNKTEVWEEIEAKIDAENDTPFLKTSNKEITSILKELRRVQKQLEVINTIIEPNGQLDPSRVFTPNYPSSGGARLSRALPRDWRHPAQPGPHRAPSQPGSHRASEGYRRAMMSDEDGYVV, from the exons AGAACAGCAAGGATGTCGATGGTGCTCTCCCAGACGGCAGCTCCATCTTCTCCCACCGGGAGCCGCGCTACTTTGAGATCCCCACCAAGGACATCCAGCTGCAGAGCCCCAGGAAGACCGAGCCCCAGGAGTCCCATCTGCACGAGCGACCCACCAAGGACaccagccccgccccctgccccgcccccacgCCCCCCGCGGTGCAGAGCCACGCCTCGTTCACCATCGAGTTTGACGAGTGCACGCCTGGCAAGATGAAGATCAAGGACCACGTGACCAAGTTCTCGCTCCGCCAGCGCAAACCCCCAGGCAGGGAAGCGGTCGGCACGCCCACCGAGGTGATGTCAGCGGAGAGCAAGgtggctgattggctggtgcAGAGCGACCAGAGCGTGATGAGTAGGAGTTTACGCTCTGAAGACGTGTACCGACCCAAACACAGCCAGGCCAAAG GTCACCTTCACGGAGATGGAACTCACAGTGACTCAGAGGAACCAGAGAAGATCGTCCAATCACGTCCACCCATCGCATCGCcggcttctctccccccccagacagcCTCGTACCCCAAGCTGTCccgcccccgccctcctccagcctcctccccgctctcctcctccccctcagagtccagcttccctcctccttcccaggACAAGTCAGATCTCCAGCAGGCCTTCGTCATCGAGTTCTTTGATGAAAACACGAGACAGAAACGCTCCCAGTCCTTCaccgccccccagcccagccctggatCCCCTAACGCCAaggtggagagacggaggggtcacggccagggggaggagagaccaggcccCTCTCTAGGCCCCTCCAGCCTCAGCAGCGCCCCTACCCAGCAGTACACGGTGCCCCTGAAGGCCCCTGGCTCCTCGGGGCTCCAGAGGGCCGGCTCCCTCCGGAGGGAGAAGACCGAGGAGCGCATCAGCAGCGGcccctcctcccgctcctcctcctccaggccgttcagCAGCGTGGGACGCAGGTCCAGGCTAGCGCAGGACTTCACTgagtctgtgaggcaggccaagctgagacagcccacccccagctgggagagagagtctgAGGCCGTATCACCTCCAGAGAGCCCAGAGCCCAGCCCTGCGattgcccccagcctccccgacCCCCCCGCGCCCCTCCCTGACCGCCACCTGCCCcagagctgcccccctcccagccagcCGGCTCCTCTGAAGCCCCCCCTGGTGAGCCCCCGGGGATCAAGgaccgaggaggaggacagtctGAGCGACGCAGGGACCTACACCATCGACAGTGAGCTCCAGGAGAATGATGTTGATGTGGAAGAGGCTCGCAGCAGGATCGACCAG GTGCGGCGTGGCGTGGCGCAGAGCCCCAGGTGGGTGTCACGCTGGGCCAGCCTGGCTGAAAGCTACTCTCCCTCCAGCACTGCCTCTGGCCTCGCTCACATCCCGGCCCACATGGACCTGTCAggagaag GTAGCAGAATCCTCCACCAGGTGGCGCTGCGTGACAGGAACCAGGACAGCTCAGAGGCCCCGGCCACCAGAATGCACCGCGCCCTGCCCCCCGAGACTCCCAGCATCCACCTCCACCAGGACGCCCGCCCGTCTGGCGGGGGGGAGACGGACGGGAGCCTGGCCGTCGCCCAGAAACAGGGGGACCAGCCCGGGCTGGGTGTGTGCGAGGAGGTGGAGCCTGACAGTCTGAGCGACGCCAGCAGGTCAGACGACGGCTTGGtggtggagcagaggagagacgtGTGTGGGAGACCCCAGAAGAGCCCGTCTCACCGCCAGGAGGAGCCTCAGGGACCCCCGGCCAAGTCCACGTCCTTCTACATCGGCTCTGAGGAGCGCCCGGCCAAGCAGGAGCAGGGCTGCCAGCCAGCCACGCCAAAAACGGAGCGGAAACAAGCACCCCCTCCCAAGACCTTCTCCACCGCCACCCTCACCAAGCAGAGAGGCAGCCCTGAGGTCCAGCCGGTCCGGCCCAGCGCCTCTGCCCCCAGCCTGCAGGACGGCCAGAGCCCCCGGGACAACacatcctcctccccagcctcgcTGCTCAGACAGGAGAGCTTTACCAAGGACCGGCCCAGCCATGTCGGCAACATCACCCTGCTCCCAAACATCTCCAACCAGCCGGCCTTCAGGAACCAGGACCCTGCGGAGGCCCACCAGGAGACGCAGTCCTACCTCAGAGACACCCAGGATGTCCTGGCCTCCCTGGAGGCCAAGCTCCAGGCCCAGCAGGACGCCCCCGCTCCCCGCCCCGTAGAAGACTCCCTCTCTGGGGAATCAGACATGGACACCTCCAGCACCTTCAGCCAGCGCAGCGGGAAGACGGCCGCCACCAGCGCCCTCCAGAGGGAGAGGTCCACCGCTAGCTCGCTCAGTCAGGACTCGGAGCGCCTGCCTCTGGCCCGGGCCCGTCCGTCCCAGAGCAGGAGAGcccaggggggggaggagaagcccAGCGGCAGGCCGGGGCTGAGACGTGGTGCCAGCCAGCACGGATCCATGGACCTGAGCGACGACCCCCAGAGCTGGCCCAGCACTGTGTCCTCAGACCAGGAGGGTGGCCCCCACGGCCCCCGCAGGAGGCAGCCCACcccccagagggaggagggagctacTGCATTTCTGAGCGCCGTGGGCCGGGTCCTGGCCCGCTCCAGCAGCCTGTCCGCCCCCAGGGCCACCAGGGCCTCCATGCTGCGCCGGGCTCGCCTGGGCGAGGCCTCCGACAACGAAGGCCCCGAGACGGAGAGGGTCTCACCCGGCTCCCAGGAGGCGGCGGGGCCTCCTGCCAGGAACGCCCAGGAGAAGAAGCTGTCCAGGCTGGATCTGCTGGCCATGCCCCGGAAGAGGACCGGCTCCTTCACCACCCCCAGCGACACGGAGGCCTCAGCCGTGCCCGGGGCggcggggagggcaggagggttcTCCAACCGCAGCTCAGACTCCAACAGCAGCTCCGTCCGCAAGGCCTCGGTCCCCGTGACCAAGCCTTCCCTGCAGCGGCCCCCGGGGGGCGCTGGGAAACCCCTCACTAGACTACGCTCCTCCTCAGCCAAGTACGCCAGCAGCACGGCCA GCTCTCGGAGGCGACACAAGGGCTCCGACTACACCTCCACCTCTGAGGAGGAGTACGACTCCACCCAGAGCgcccctaaacacacacgctcctcccgcccccccccagcctccagcagccCCCGCTCCCAGCCTCGCCCACAGCCCCTGGTGGCCCGGCGGCCCCACACGGGACCCCCCGAGGAGGACAGCCACGAGGGGGATGCCCTCCAGACCTGGTCCACACACAGCGCACAGATAGCCAA ACTGAGTCAGGACCTGGCTAAGGACCTGGCCATCCTGGCCAGGGAGATCCATGATGTGGCAGGAGAAGCAGACTTGCCCAGTTCCCCCAGCCCAGAAGCGGCCCCTGGGGCCAGCGCCTCCCCCGAGGCCAGTTCCCCCGCTGCCAGCACAGCCCACCGCAGCCAG TCGGGGCGGCTCCTCCCTGAGGCTGGTCCCACCCGGCAGAGACTCCcccctggtcctggccctggccctggccctggtcctggccctggtcctggccctggtcctggtcctggccctggtcctggccctggccctagTCCTGCTCCGGCCAGGCGTGCAGACGACATGCAGCCAGAGGACTCTAGACTCctgggaggggagcaggaggag GTGGTGGACAGCCTCATGCTGGACCCCGTGGCCCAGATCTCCATGGCTATTCGACAAAACACAGAGCTGCTAACAGAGAAGATCAA AGTGCTGTTTCAAAACAAGACCGAGGTCTGGGAGGAGATCGAAGCCAAGATTGATGCTGAGAATGACACACCTTTTCTGAAAACCTCCAACAAG GAGATAACATCGATTCTGAAAGAATTGAGGAGAGTTCAGAAGCAACTAGAAG TGATCAACACCATCATCGAACCAAACGGACAGCTAGACCCATCCAGGGTGTTCACCCCTAACTACCCGTCCTCAGGTGGAGCCCGGCTCTCCAGGGCCCTGCCCAGAGACTGGAGacacccagcccagcctggCCCCCACAGGGCCCCTTCCCAGCCTGGCTCCCACAGGGCCAGCGAGGGCTACAGGAGGGCCATGATGTCAGACGAAGATGGCTATGTGGTCTGA
- the cep170ba gene encoding centrosomal protein of 170 kDa protein B isoform X1 → MSMKSLEARSKEMLQSGSSRNGDPPLSRQEKDSERRAAPAHSEAPVSRPTPLYGQPSWWGEEDEEEEQRTEEEHTENSKDVDGALPDGSSIFSHREPRYFEIPTKDIQLQSPRKTEPQESHLHERPTKDTSPAPCPAPTPPAVQSHASFTIEFDECTPGKMKIKDHVTKFSLRQRKPPGREAVGTPTEVMSAESKVADWLVQSDQSVMSRSLRSEDVYRPKHSQAKGHLHGDGTHSDSEEPEKIVQSRPPIASPASLPPQTASYPKLSRPRPPPASSPLSSSPSESSFPPPSQDKSDLQQAFVIEFFDENTRQKRSQSFTAPQPSPGSPNAKVERRRGHGQGEERPGPSLGPSSLSSAPTQQYTVPLKAPGSSGLQRAGSLRREKTEERISSGPSSRSSSSRPFSSVGRRSRLAQDFTESVRQAKLRQPTPSWERESEAVSPPESPEPSPAIAPSLPDPPAPLPDRHLPQSCPPPSQPAPLKPPLVSPRGSRTEEEDSLSDAGTYTIDSELQENDVDVEEARSRIDQVFGVERLVPPSPAADRAGRGPALAGAGQERSEGSSGELPAPAQAGRLEQVRRGVAQSPRWVSRWASLAESYSPSSTASGLAHIPAHMDLSGEGSRILHQVALRDRNQDSSEAPATRMHRALPPETPSIHLHQDARPSGGGETDGSLAVAQKQGDQPGLGVCEEVEPDSLSDASRSDDGLVVEQRRDVCGRPQKSPSHRQEEPQGPPAKSTSFYIGSEERPAKQEQGCQPATPKTERKQAPPPKTFSTATLTKQRGSPEVQPVRPSASAPSLQDGQSPRDNTSSSPASLLRQESFTKDRPSHVGNITLLPNISNQPAFRNQDPAEAHQETQSYLRDTQDVLASLEAKLQAQQDAPAPRPVEDSLSGESDMDTSSTFSQRSGKTAATSALQRERSTASSLSQDSERLPLARARPSQSRRAQGGEEKPSGRPGLRRGASQHGSMDLSDDPQSWPSTVSSDQEGGPHGPRRRQPTPQREEGATAFLSAVGRVLARSSSLSAPRATRASMLRRARLGEASDNEGPETERVSPGSQEAAGPPARNAQEKKLSRLDLLAMPRKRTGSFTTPSDTEASAVPGAAGRAGGFSNRSSDSNSSSVRKASVPVTKPSLQRPPGGAGKPLTRLRSSSAKYASSTASSRRRHKGSDYTSTSEEEYDSTQSAPKHTRSSRPPPASSSPRSQPRPQPLVARRPHTGPPEEDSHEGDALQTWSTHSAQIAKLSQDLAKDLAILAREIHDVAGEADLPSSPSPEAAPGASASPEASSPAASTAHRSQSGRLLPEAGPTRQRLPPGPGPGPGPGPGPGPGPGPGPGPGPGPGPSPAPARRADDMQPEDSRLLGGEQEEVVDSLMLDPVAQISMAIRQNTELLTEKIKVLFQNKTEVWEEIEAKIDAENDTPFLKTSNKEITSILKELRRVQKQLEVINTIIEPNGQLDPSRVFTPNYPSSGGARLSRALPRDWRHPAQPGPHRAPSQPGSHRASEGYRRAMMSDEDGYVV, encoded by the exons AGAACAGCAAGGATGTCGATGGTGCTCTCCCAGACGGCAGCTCCATCTTCTCCCACCGGGAGCCGCGCTACTTTGAGATCCCCACCAAGGACATCCAGCTGCAGAGCCCCAGGAAGACCGAGCCCCAGGAGTCCCATCTGCACGAGCGACCCACCAAGGACaccagccccgccccctgccccgcccccacgCCCCCCGCGGTGCAGAGCCACGCCTCGTTCACCATCGAGTTTGACGAGTGCACGCCTGGCAAGATGAAGATCAAGGACCACGTGACCAAGTTCTCGCTCCGCCAGCGCAAACCCCCAGGCAGGGAAGCGGTCGGCACGCCCACCGAGGTGATGTCAGCGGAGAGCAAGgtggctgattggctggtgcAGAGCGACCAGAGCGTGATGAGTAGGAGTTTACGCTCTGAAGACGTGTACCGACCCAAACACAGCCAGGCCAAAG GTCACCTTCACGGAGATGGAACTCACAGTGACTCAGAGGAACCAGAGAAGATCGTCCAATCACGTCCACCCATCGCATCGCcggcttctctccccccccagacagcCTCGTACCCCAAGCTGTCccgcccccgccctcctccagcctcctccccgctctcctcctccccctcagagtccagcttccctcctccttcccaggACAAGTCAGATCTCCAGCAGGCCTTCGTCATCGAGTTCTTTGATGAAAACACGAGACAGAAACGCTCCCAGTCCTTCaccgccccccagcccagccctggatCCCCTAACGCCAaggtggagagacggaggggtcacggccagggggaggagagaccaggcccCTCTCTAGGCCCCTCCAGCCTCAGCAGCGCCCCTACCCAGCAGTACACGGTGCCCCTGAAGGCCCCTGGCTCCTCGGGGCTCCAGAGGGCCGGCTCCCTCCGGAGGGAGAAGACCGAGGAGCGCATCAGCAGCGGcccctcctcccgctcctcctcctccaggccgttcagCAGCGTGGGACGCAGGTCCAGGCTAGCGCAGGACTTCACTgagtctgtgaggcaggccaagctgagacagcccacccccagctgggagagagagtctgAGGCCGTATCACCTCCAGAGAGCCCAGAGCCCAGCCCTGCGattgcccccagcctccccgacCCCCCCGCGCCCCTCCCTGACCGCCACCTGCCCcagagctgcccccctcccagccagcCGGCTCCTCTGAAGCCCCCCCTGGTGAGCCCCCGGGGATCAAGgaccgaggaggaggacagtctGAGCGACGCAGGGACCTACACCATCGACAGTGAGCTCCAGGAGAATGATGTTGATGTGGAAGAGGCTCGCAGCAGGATCGACCAG GTGTTTGGTGTTGAGCGCCTCGTGCCGCCCAGCCCGGCTGCAGACAGGGCAGGGCGTGGCCCTGCGCTGGCCGGGGCGGGGCAGGAGCGTAGTGAGGGTAGCAGTGGGGAGCTTCCAGCTCctgcacaggcaggcaggctggaacAG GTGCGGCGTGGCGTGGCGCAGAGCCCCAGGTGGGTGTCACGCTGGGCCAGCCTGGCTGAAAGCTACTCTCCCTCCAGCACTGCCTCTGGCCTCGCTCACATCCCGGCCCACATGGACCTGTCAggagaag GTAGCAGAATCCTCCACCAGGTGGCGCTGCGTGACAGGAACCAGGACAGCTCAGAGGCCCCGGCCACCAGAATGCACCGCGCCCTGCCCCCCGAGACTCCCAGCATCCACCTCCACCAGGACGCCCGCCCGTCTGGCGGGGGGGAGACGGACGGGAGCCTGGCCGTCGCCCAGAAACAGGGGGACCAGCCCGGGCTGGGTGTGTGCGAGGAGGTGGAGCCTGACAGTCTGAGCGACGCCAGCAGGTCAGACGACGGCTTGGtggtggagcagaggagagacgtGTGTGGGAGACCCCAGAAGAGCCCGTCTCACCGCCAGGAGGAGCCTCAGGGACCCCCGGCCAAGTCCACGTCCTTCTACATCGGCTCTGAGGAGCGCCCGGCCAAGCAGGAGCAGGGCTGCCAGCCAGCCACGCCAAAAACGGAGCGGAAACAAGCACCCCCTCCCAAGACCTTCTCCACCGCCACCCTCACCAAGCAGAGAGGCAGCCCTGAGGTCCAGCCGGTCCGGCCCAGCGCCTCTGCCCCCAGCCTGCAGGACGGCCAGAGCCCCCGGGACAACacatcctcctccccagcctcgcTGCTCAGACAGGAGAGCTTTACCAAGGACCGGCCCAGCCATGTCGGCAACATCACCCTGCTCCCAAACATCTCCAACCAGCCGGCCTTCAGGAACCAGGACCCTGCGGAGGCCCACCAGGAGACGCAGTCCTACCTCAGAGACACCCAGGATGTCCTGGCCTCCCTGGAGGCCAAGCTCCAGGCCCAGCAGGACGCCCCCGCTCCCCGCCCCGTAGAAGACTCCCTCTCTGGGGAATCAGACATGGACACCTCCAGCACCTTCAGCCAGCGCAGCGGGAAGACGGCCGCCACCAGCGCCCTCCAGAGGGAGAGGTCCACCGCTAGCTCGCTCAGTCAGGACTCGGAGCGCCTGCCTCTGGCCCGGGCCCGTCCGTCCCAGAGCAGGAGAGcccaggggggggaggagaagcccAGCGGCAGGCCGGGGCTGAGACGTGGTGCCAGCCAGCACGGATCCATGGACCTGAGCGACGACCCCCAGAGCTGGCCCAGCACTGTGTCCTCAGACCAGGAGGGTGGCCCCCACGGCCCCCGCAGGAGGCAGCCCACcccccagagggaggagggagctacTGCATTTCTGAGCGCCGTGGGCCGGGTCCTGGCCCGCTCCAGCAGCCTGTCCGCCCCCAGGGCCACCAGGGCCTCCATGCTGCGCCGGGCTCGCCTGGGCGAGGCCTCCGACAACGAAGGCCCCGAGACGGAGAGGGTCTCACCCGGCTCCCAGGAGGCGGCGGGGCCTCCTGCCAGGAACGCCCAGGAGAAGAAGCTGTCCAGGCTGGATCTGCTGGCCATGCCCCGGAAGAGGACCGGCTCCTTCACCACCCCCAGCGACACGGAGGCCTCAGCCGTGCCCGGGGCggcggggagggcaggagggttcTCCAACCGCAGCTCAGACTCCAACAGCAGCTCCGTCCGCAAGGCCTCGGTCCCCGTGACCAAGCCTTCCCTGCAGCGGCCCCCGGGGGGCGCTGGGAAACCCCTCACTAGACTACGCTCCTCCTCAGCCAAGTACGCCAGCAGCACGGCCA GCTCTCGGAGGCGACACAAGGGCTCCGACTACACCTCCACCTCTGAGGAGGAGTACGACTCCACCCAGAGCgcccctaaacacacacgctcctcccgcccccccccagcctccagcagccCCCGCTCCCAGCCTCGCCCACAGCCCCTGGTGGCCCGGCGGCCCCACACGGGACCCCCCGAGGAGGACAGCCACGAGGGGGATGCCCTCCAGACCTGGTCCACACACAGCGCACAGATAGCCAA ACTGAGTCAGGACCTGGCTAAGGACCTGGCCATCCTGGCCAGGGAGATCCATGATGTGGCAGGAGAAGCAGACTTGCCCAGTTCCCCCAGCCCAGAAGCGGCCCCTGGGGCCAGCGCCTCCCCCGAGGCCAGTTCCCCCGCTGCCAGCACAGCCCACCGCAGCCAG TCGGGGCGGCTCCTCCCTGAGGCTGGTCCCACCCGGCAGAGACTCCcccctggtcctggccctggccctggccctggtcctggccctggtcctggccctggtcctggtcctggccctggtcctggccctggccctagTCCTGCTCCGGCCAGGCGTGCAGACGACATGCAGCCAGAGGACTCTAGACTCctgggaggggagcaggaggag GTGGTGGACAGCCTCATGCTGGACCCCGTGGCCCAGATCTCCATGGCTATTCGACAAAACACAGAGCTGCTAACAGAGAAGATCAA AGTGCTGTTTCAAAACAAGACCGAGGTCTGGGAGGAGATCGAAGCCAAGATTGATGCTGAGAATGACACACCTTTTCTGAAAACCTCCAACAAG GAGATAACATCGATTCTGAAAGAATTGAGGAGAGTTCAGAAGCAACTAGAAG TGATCAACACCATCATCGAACCAAACGGACAGCTAGACCCATCCAGGGTGTTCACCCCTAACTACCCGTCCTCAGGTGGAGCCCGGCTCTCCAGGGCCCTGCCCAGAGACTGGAGacacccagcccagcctggCCCCCACAGGGCCCCTTCCCAGCCTGGCTCCCACAGGGCCAGCGAGGGCTACAGGAGGGCCATGATGTCAGACGAAGATGGCTATGTGGTCTGA